Within Methyloversatilis discipulorum, the genomic segment AAAGCCAGCGCCGCCAGACGGCCGTGACGGGTGATCAGGAAGGACAGCAGACCGGTCGCCGCATACCTGCGACGCAGCCGCAGGATGGCCCAGCCGGCGAGCGGGATGGACAGCCAGTAGGTGGCGTAGGCGAGGCCGCCGACGATGCCGTAGGTGGCGCCGAGGTTGGCCGCGTTGGTGATGGACTTGGCGAATATCCACGAAATGAAGATGCTGGCGCCGAGCGCCCATGTGGCAGCCGGGCGGCCCGCTTCGTCGTGGCCGCGGAAGAAGCCGGCGTGACCGACCGCGCGCGGCGACAGCGCGTACATGCCGGCGCCGTACAGGATGAGAAAGCCCCAGAAGGCGGCACCGAAAAGCAGCGGATCGTTCATCGCGTCGACCTCAGTTCAGTGCGCCGCCACAGGACGAACCCTGTCCGGCGGTGCAGCCATAGCAGTGATCGGCCACCACCACCGGATTGCCGTCGAGGTCGCGCCCCAGCAGTTGCGACAGATGGGTGCGCGGCCGCCCCTCGACGCGCAGCGGCAGGCCCAGCATCTGGTTGAAATCGCAGTCGTAGACGTGGCCCTGCCAGTCCACGCTCAACTGGTTGCGGCACATCACGTGCTGAAGGTTGTCGTCGCGGTGGGCGCCGCGCAGCAGTTCCATGTAATCGGCGAACTGGCCTTTCGATACCAGCGTCGAGCCGAAGCGCTGGATCGGCATGTTGGCCAGCGTCAGCAGCCGGGTGAACACGATGCCGTACTCGCGGCCCAGATGCTCGCGATACGCCGCTTCGAGCTGGGCTTGCGGCGGCGGCAGGGCAGGGCCTTGCGGGTTGAACACCAGATTCAGTTCGAGACCGCTGCCGGCACGGCCGTAGCCGAGCGCGTTCAGTTGCTTCAGTCCGGCGATGCTGCGCGCGAACACGCCATTGCCGCGCTGGCGGTCGACGTTATCCTCCAGGTAACAGGGCAGCGACGCGGTCACCTGCACGCCCTGTTCGGCCAGGAATGTCGCCAATCCCTCGTGGCCCGGTTCGGACAGGATGGTGAGGTTGCAGCGGTCCATCACCGCGACGCCGAGCGCGCGCGCCTCGGTAACCACGCTGCGGAAGTGCGGATTCATTTCCGGCGCGCCGCCGGTCAGATCGAGCTGACGGATGTCGCTGGCGCGGATGAAGTCGAGCACGGCGCGGATGTTCTCGGCGCTCATCTGTTCGGTGCGCGTCGGTCCGGCATTCACGTGACAGTGCAGGCAGCTCTGGTTGCAGGTGTAGCCCAGATTGACCTGCAGCACTTCGGTGTGGCGCCGGCGCAGCGGCGGAAAATCGGTGCGGGACAGCAGCGGCAGGGTGGCGTGCATGCAGAGAGGTCCTCGATGTCTGTACGGCAGCAGACCGCCCACGGGCGGAAAAGCTTACGGTCAGGGTGCAGTATGCTTGCCCGGCACCGGGATACGTCATCGACGACGTACCCACGCCAACGACCGGAGGAAGGAAAGAATGTTCAAAGGCATATTGCTGGAGCAGGGCGAGGGCGGCAAGACGATCGCCAGCCTCAAGGATCTTGACGAATCAGCGCTGCCGGAAGGCGATGTGCGCGTCGCCGTCAGCTGGTCCAGCCTGAACTACAAGGACGCGCTGGCCATCACCGGGCGCAGCCCCATCGTGCGCAAGTGGCCCATGGTGCCGGGCATCGATTTCGCCGGCACGGTGGAGCAGAGCAGTCACCCGCTGTGGAAGGCCGGCGACGCGGTGGTGCTGACCGGTTTCGGGGTTGGCGAAGGTCACTGGGGCGGTCTGGCTCAGCGCGCGCAGGTGAAGGGCGACTGGCTGGTGGGTCTGCCGGCCGGGCTCGATGCGATGCATGCAATGGCGGTCGGCACGGCCGGTTTCACCGCCATGCTGTGCGTCATGGCGCTGGAACGTCACGGCCTGCAGCCGGGCGACGGCGAGGTGCTGGTGACCGGCGCCAGCGGCGGCGTTGGTTCGGTCGCAGTAGCGCTGCTGGCCAGGCTCGGTTACCGCGTGGTGGCCAGCACCGGCCGGCTGGCAGAGACCGACTACCTGAAGTCGCTGGGCGCCGAATCGGTGATCGACCGCGCCACGCTGTCGGCGCCCGGCCGGCCGCTGGCGAAGGAGCGCTGGGCGGGCGTCGTCGACAGCGTCGGCTCGCACACGCTGGTCAATGCCTGCGCGGCGACGCGCGAGAACGGTGCGGTGGCGGCCTGCGGACTGGCGCAAGGCATGGACTTCCCGGCTACGGTGGCGCCGTTCATCCTGCGTGGTGTCACCCTCTATGGCATCAACAGCGTCACCGTCGCGCGCGCCCCGCGCGAGGCGGCCTGGGCCCGCATCGTGCGCGACATGCCGCTGGACCTGCTGGATCGCATCACGCAGGTGGTGCCGCTGTCCGACGTGATCGCGGTGGCGCCGCGTTTCATCGACGGACAGGTGCGCGGCCGCCTCGTGGTCGATACCTCGGTGGCCTGACGGGAGGCGCCTGCGGCGCGGTCGACAAGCACTGTTGCGGCGCACTAATTTTGACGCTCATCAAGTACTTGGCTAAACTGCGCCGCGATTTTGCAGGAATCCACTTCAACCCATAAGAAGAGAGACTCGATGAGCGCCAGGACCCTTCTTGCTGTCGTAGCCGTCTGCGCCAGCCCGCTCGCCTTCGCTGCTGAGGGCAATGCCGACGCAGCCAAGGACAAGATTTCGATGTGCGTCGGCTGTCACGGCATTCCGGGCTACCAGACCGCATTCCCGAAGAC encodes:
- the acuI gene encoding acrylyl-CoA reductase (NADPH); the protein is MFKGILLEQGEGGKTIASLKDLDESALPEGDVRVAVSWSSLNYKDALAITGRSPIVRKWPMVPGIDFAGTVEQSSHPLWKAGDAVVLTGFGVGEGHWGGLAQRAQVKGDWLVGLPAGLDAMHAMAVGTAGFTAMLCVMALERHGLQPGDGEVLVTGASGGVGSVAVALLARLGYRVVASTGRLAETDYLKSLGAESVIDRATLSAPGRPLAKERWAGVVDSVGSHTLVNACAATRENGAVAACGLAQGMDFPATVAPFILRGVTLYGINSVTVARAPREAAWARIVRDMPLDLLDRITQVVPLSDVIAVAPRFIDGQVRGRLVVDTSVA
- the arsS gene encoding arsenosugar biosynthesis radical SAM (seleno)protein ArsS (Some members of this family are selenoproteins.): MHATLPLLSRTDFPPLRRRHTEVLQVNLGYTCNQSCLHCHVNAGPTRTEQMSAENIRAVLDFIRASDIRQLDLTGGAPEMNPHFRSVVTEARALGVAVMDRCNLTILSEPGHEGLATFLAEQGVQVTASLPCYLEDNVDRQRGNGVFARSIAGLKQLNALGYGRAGSGLELNLVFNPQGPALPPPQAQLEAAYREHLGREYGIVFTRLLTLANMPIQRFGSTLVSKGQFADYMELLRGAHRDDNLQHVMCRNQLSVDWQGHVYDCDFNQMLGLPLRVEGRPRTHLSQLLGRDLDGNPVVVADHCYGCTAGQGSSCGGALN